The DNA sequence TTAGCCTGACCCGCGTGGGACTGTGTGTTAGCCACTGGGCATGCCGCAGCTAGTGGGAACTTGGTTCTTTGCACACAGTGCTTCTGGCAATGACATGTGACCCCAGCGAAAATTCTCTGTCCCCTCAGacaccatatatatataccccTGTGAAAATAAAGCGTCCACTTAACGAGTGGCATGTATTTATAGTGAAAGAGTTGCGCCATACCCccaaataaacagcacactggttgtattctctctctctctctctctctctctctctctctctctctctctctctctctctctctctctctctctctctctctctctctctctctctctctctctctctctctctctctctctctctctctctctctctctctctctctctccccctccctccctccctccctccctccctctccccctccctctcctctttctcagtTGGTTGCTCTGCATCAGAACAGTAGCCTTAAGGCAAgtgcattttatacattttagaaGTAGACTACTCGCTGCACAtagtgatttatttaattataataagcAATGCAAAGCACCAAGACCTGGAAAACAGAATAATTTCAGAACAGAATAATTGCCTtttagtgcccccccccccccccccgatggaACAACGAAACCAAGATCCACACTGCACTAAGAGGGTCCCCGTACCCTTTATCACTATGGGAAAATGTGATGATCTGACTGTTAACTGCTCAACATCCATAGGTGAATAACAGCCTTTCCGTCGCACCTCTCTCCTCCAATCGCAGGCACCCGTATAATCTACGACCGTAAGTTCCTGCTGGAGTGCCGCAGCTCCCCGTTGGCCAGGACGCCCCCCCAGTGCCTCCCAGACATTCCAGGGGTGACCAGCCCCGCCAACGCCCACATCAACAACGACAAGGGCTCCCCGAAACCGGCGCTGAACAGCAAGCACACCGCCCCCGCGGACAAGGGTGCCGGTGAGTTAGCCGCTGGAGCCGGAACCCGGCCCGGGCGTGTTCTcagcgagtgtgcgagtgtcAGACACGGAGCAGCCTGTGGTCAGAGGATCGCGACCCTTTTTAAGGAAGGAAGTAGCCGCGCGCATTAGTGCGCGTCGCACGCACGCTCTCTACAGTCAGCCCGGCCGAGGCGGGTCTgagcctgctgttttttttttttaaagtgaggcCTACCGATTAACACGTGGTTCTGTCCTTCTCCACCGACCGTCCCCTATTTTCCCACAACCCACTGCAGGATTGTTATGACAGAAACCCATAACTGCTCAGTGGCTGTATCTTGCTTTGTCTGGTTCTGTATTTGTAGCCCAGGGAGCTGCATATTTTGAAGCATAATTTCATAAGGAAAGCGAAGCCAGTGGTTTACATATGCTAGCCTTTATCACAGTGTGTTTCATGCCTGGGTTCCTGGATTATTTTGATAgttcaatcatttttaaaaaatatgaaaggcaGGTAGATTTTGCTTGTCAGTTTAGGCTGACTTCCTGTGTCCCGTGTTTCTGATTTTTGAAGGGGACGACGCACAGTTTGAAATGGACATCTGAGCTGGTGCAGGAAAGGTGGAGACGGCTTTGATTCTGGAAGCAATGAAGACCGTGAAAGAGGAAGAGTCAACTGGAAATGGGTGCTCACGCCATGTACTTCCCGCCCTTTCCCCAGCACTtacccagcacctccccccaccccaaaaaaaaaaaaaaaagattcagccCTAgccacccatccacccacccccaacctTTCCTGGCCCTCTTCTCTGATACTACTGAAATAATCCCATCACCTCTGCTGCTGTCAGGAATTAAGATGCGCACACACctaccctcctctcccccccccccccccccccccccccccccccccccccccccccccacaccacaccttTCCTAAATCCACTCCACACCACACCTTCTCTAAACCCAGAGCCAGATAGGAGATGCCAAACCAGCGCACaacccctaccccaccccctcctcaccccacTAGCCCTTCCCCTACGCCGTCCGTCACACTCCCCGGTTGTCTCACGAGCGACTGTACCTTACATCagggctgcccatccctgttcctggatatctactGTCCTGTACTTTTTCCACTCCacccctaacaaagctcacctcattacTCATTaaaacagctagagatctcgctCAGTTGCTTAGTtcgtagagtcaggtgtgccaaactagggttgaaatgagaacctacaggacagggttgggcagccctgctgtgcaTCCCTTCGGTTTCATCTGTTGCCGTGACTCTGTGTGGACACTAGAGGGCGTATCACCCGTCTCAGTATCACCTGTCTTCACTGTCCGTCCTCAGAGCCTTGAGCACACTGGGTATTGTGTGCCCCTGAACACTACATGATGTCATCAACAGTAGCAGTAACTGCCCCTTAGTCAGCGGTTGAGGGCAGATTACCCACAGTGCTCTTCTGAGgggtctgtccgtctgtcctgCTAGctccgtctgtctgtgttaCTGGCGAGCAGCAAATtagtaaatggaaaaaaaaaaatctattaaatatCCATTATAATGGAGTTCATATCAACTGTGACAGAGCCATGGTATTTTGTACCAAGCCGGAATTAAGTACTTAAATAAGCTACTTATTTAAATTGATCTGTTTTCTCTCGGTTTTGAGACAAGTGCCTGTATGGGTACACCATAGACTGTTTTATTCCAGAATTAACAACCCATATTAttctcctcatcttc is a window from the Anguilla anguilla isolate fAngAng1 chromosome 14, fAngAng1.pri, whole genome shotgun sequence genome containing:
- the LOC118213317 gene encoding eukaryotic translation initiation factor 4E-binding protein 1-like; protein product: MSAGCQKTFSRAIPATRRVTINDPAHMPQDYSTTPGGTLFSTTPGGTRIIYDRKFLLECRSSPLARTPPQCLPDIPGVTSPANAHINNDKGSPKPALNSKHTAPADKGAGDDAQFEMDI